A window from Pichia kudriavzevii chromosome 5, complete sequence encodes these proteins:
- a CDS encoding uncharacterized protein (PKUD0E04300; Pfam Domains: TauD(1.5e-15)), whose translation MTSDTIKVTPLQGRKLGAQITMPSYTTDPSKLNESDFKQLKKALLEHSVLIIPGMEGLKPESQHALNVRFDPSSATNYGHKEELFHSSKSILAKDGKCVPRRPEVMMVGNGSFEAGHEGMKEFTLEHPTHKTFHKQLLTNDEMANKQTRFYRWHIDAALYELSPPVVTTLLGLIVPPSNDRQTIIYEDTNESIDIAKGATAFASGKVAFDLLSKDQQEQALNTIVEYAPHPYIYINDCKATSDGLTIVSEEPGKEASLDSLPEWEESKIKRLPLVWTNPETGNHHLQVHGCCVYKLLDATTGKTIADLKEAREIVHKMMRPAISPENIYCHAWNQGDLCIFHNRGVIHSVTGELDPSEKRLMHQCNIASGSDPEVVL comes from the coding sequence ATGACATCAGACACTATCAAAGTAACACCATTGCAGGGCCGGAAATTAGGTGCTCAAATAACCATGCCTTCTTACACAACAGATCCATCGAAATTGAATGAGTCTGATTTCAAGCAGTTAAAGAAGGCACTGCTTGAGCATTCTGTGTTGATCATCCCTGGAATGGAAGGATTGAAGCCTGAGTCGCAACATGCACTGAACGTCAGATTCGACCCCTCCTCAGCTACTAACTATGGACACAAGGAAGAGCTATTtcattcttcaaagtcGATTTTAGCTAAGGATGGCAAGTGTGTTCCAAGAAGACCAGAGGTGATGATGGTTGGTAATGGTTCATTTGAGGCAGGGCATGAAGGAATGAAGGAATTCACATTGGAGCATCCAACTCATAAAACGTTTCATAAGCAATTACTCACAAATGACGAAATGGCTAATAAGCAAACTAGATTTTACAGATGGCATATTGATGCCGCATTATACGAGCTTTCACCACCAGTGGTGACGACATTGTTGGGCCTTATTGTTCCTCCTTCAAATGATAGACAAACCATCATCTATGAAGACACTAATGAATCTATTGATATTGCTAAAGGAGCAACTGCATTTGCTTCTGGTAAAGTAGCCTTTGACCTACTCTCTAAAGACCAGCAAGAACAGGCGTTGAATActattgttgaatatgCTCCGCATCCTTACATTTACATAAACGACTGTAAAGCTACTTCTGATGGACTAACAATAGTCAGCGAAGAGCCAGGGAAAGAAGCATCTTTAGACAGTTTACCTGAATGGgaagaatccaaaataaAGAGGCTACCACTAGTTTGGACAAATCCTGAAACCggaaatcatcatttaCAAGTACATGGTTGCTGTGTATACAAATTACTTGATGCTACAACGGGGAAAACTATTGCCGATTTGAAAGAAGCAAGGGAAATTGTTCACAAAATGATGAGGCCTGCCATTTCTCCTGAGAATATTTATTGTCATGCTTGGAATCAAGGTGACTTGTGTATTTTCCATAACAGAGGTGTCATCCACTCAGTTACTGGTGAATTGGATCCATCAGAGAAAAGGTTAATGCATCAGTGCAATATTGCCAGTGGCTCTGATCCTGAAGTTGtactttga
- a CDS encoding uncharacterized protein (PKUD0E04310; similar to Saccharomyces cerevisiae YJR093C (FIP1); ancestral locus Anc_7.464), producing MDDDDAFLYGSDTENIDLKEANNLEPNVDAIKTDENTINPSSKEIALHESKNDEMEVGSSKDGGESKSSDANDDSDSDSDSDSDVEFIIGSLNKPPPVVIPELLETRKDEEENNEEDKKNDAEEAAAPSGMVQIKTVPVFTTSPNGINIDKVGMYNDIPITEVSLDELKDKPWRLPGADMSDYFNYGFDEVTWRAYCAKHERLQQEINANKMFPFNPTGNSGTAGGSMPFMMGMPGFMGMPGLSNMPGMPKMPNMGMNNMLNSNNSSNNNVSMNNGGTTNNTTTSSNLNSKLPNIPNIPNKPNLPNNPNLNTRTASATPEQSYANLRNQRENDRDDKGNWRDRDRGRDDRRDDRRDDRWDDDRGPAPKRRRRRR from the coding sequence atggatgatgatgatgcgTTTTTATATGGGTCAGATACAGAGAATATCGATTTGAAGGAGGCGAATAATCTTGAGCCCAATGTTGATGCCATAAAAACAGATGAGAATACAATTAATCCATCATCGAAGGAAATAGCTTTACATGAGTCCAAGAACGATGAAATGGAGGTGGGGAGCAGCAAAGATGGAGGTGAATCTAAATCAAGTGATGCAAATGATGATAGTGATAGCGATTCAGATAGCGATTCggatgttgaatttatcattGGTTCACTGAATAAACCACCGCCAGTGGTAATACCAGAGCTGTTAGAAACCAGGAAAGACGAAGAAGAGAACAATGAAGAGGATAAGAAGAATGACGCCGAAGAAGCTGCAGCACCATCGGGCATGGTGCAAATCAAAACAGTGCCTGTTTTCACAACTTCACCAAATGGAATTAATATTGATAAGGTGGGTATGTATAATGATATACCGATTACAGAAGTTTCGCTTGATGAACTAAAGGATAAACCGTGGAGATTGCCGGGTGCCGATATGTCGGACTATTTTAATTATGGGTTTGATGAAGTAACATGGAGAGCTTACTGCGCAAAACATGAACGATTACAACAGGAAATCAACGCTAACAAAATGTTTCCCTTCAATCCAACAGGTAATAGTGGTACCGCAGGAGGCTCGATGCCATTTATGATGGGAATGCCTGGATTTATGGGAATGCCTGGATTATCAAACATGCCAGGTATGCCGAAAATGCCCAATATGGGGATGAATAATATGCTGAATAGTAATAACAGtagcaacaacaatgtCAGTATGAATAATGGTGGCACCACGAATAATACCACTACTAGTAGTAATTTGAATAGCAAATTGCCAAACATACCAAACATACCAAACAAGCCAAATCTTCCAAATaatccaaatttgaatacaCGAACTGCATCTGCTACACCGGAGCAATCGTATGCCAATTTACgaaatcaaagagaaaacgACAGAGACGATAAAGGTAATTGGAGAGACCGAGATCGTGGTCGTGATGACAGACGTGATGATAGGAGGGATGATCGTTGGGATGATGATAGGGGACCAGCTCCCAAGAGACGTAGAAGAAGGCGTTGA
- a CDS encoding uncharacterized protein (PKUD0E04320; similar to Saccharomyces cerevisiae YJR094W-A (RPL43B) and YPR043W (RPL43A); ancestral locus Anc_7.466): protein MAKRTKKVGITGKYGIRYGSSLRRQCKKLEIQQHAKYDCSFCGKKTVRRDATGIWTCKSCKKSVAGGAYTVSTAAAATIRSTIRRLRELAEA from the exons at GGCTAAGAGAACTAAGAAGGTAGGAATCACCGGTAAGTACGGTATCAGATACGGTTCTTCTTTAAGAAGACAATGTAAGAAGTTGGAAATCCAACAACACGCAAAGTACGATTGTTCTTTCTGTGGTAAGAAGACCGTCAGAAGAGATGCTACCGGTATCTGGACATGTAAGTCTTGTAAGAAGTctgttgctggtggtgctTACACTGTCTCCACTGCAGCTGCTGCAACTATCAGATCTACCATCAGACGTTTAAGAGAATTAGCTGAAGCTTaa